The DNA window GCGATGGATTCCGCGCGCTCTCAGCGCAACACTTCACTTAACGCGGGGGCCGCTGGACTGGCCGCAACGGCGGTATGCGTTTTTGCCCATCTGACAGGCCCCGACGCTTCCACCGCCGCAGCCTGGCCCTTCCCGCTGCTGATGGGGGCCGCTGTCGCCGTCAGCAGCCTGGTGCTGCGCGTCCGCACGGTACGGCAGTGGGAACGCGACCAGACGGGCCCGCCGTGGCTGCTCTTGCTGTTGCCTGGCGCCGCCATGCTTCTGGTGGGCTATGGCTTCTCACTGGCTGCACATCACGCTGTTGATCAACTGGCCTACTGGGCGATCGCCTTGCCGGCGGAAGCGGCCTGCTGGCTGCAGATCTGTTTACTGCTGAACCGCTCCGGCCGGCCCGCCCACTTGTCCGTCCAGCCGGTCATGGGCAGCGACATGGGCCGATCGTGGCTGATGAGCGAAATCGAAAACGGAGTCCAGCCGCCGCTGTATGTAATCGGCACGCTGAGCCCGACCGACTGCGATCTGGACGAAGCAGAAGACGAAGACCTGCTTCCGCCGGGCGTCTCGCAGCATTTCACCCGCGCCCGGGCCGAAGAAGGCGGCGAAGCGATCTACGGCGCGCTGCGGGCCGAGTTCGCCCCAGGCGAGCGATCGCAAACGCTGCACATCGCGTTCTGTCCGCCGCTAGCGGTTGCCCCCGACTTCACGGCGACGCCCATTTCCGGCCCGGCTGCAACGGTGAAGTGCGCCGAAATCCAGACATTCGGAGCCCGGATTGAGATTCGTCTTAACGCCGCCCAGACCGAAGCCAGCGAAATCGGCCTGGAATTCTACGCCCTGGCGAAAACAGCAGACACCTCAAGCCAGGCGTAACGCTGGCCTGTCTTCCTTCCGACCGAATCACACCCGGAGGGCGCTTTCGGAGCCTCGCTTTTCGCGAACGTCGGGCACGGCTTGCTTGCAAAAACGGTCCAGCCCGTTACATTTCTCATTGCAACGCTGCCCGTAATTCCTCCTCGCGTTTGGTATAGGTTCTGTTTTGGCTGAGCCGAATAAAGTTCACATTATTGGTATCGGCGACGACGGTTTAGCCGGCCTGACCGCGGCCAATCGTCGTCTGCTGGAGCAAGCCGACCTGGTCATTGGCAGCGAACCCGCGCTGGCCAGCATCAGCGATCTGGGGAAGGAGCGGATGGAAATCCGCGGCGACCTGGAGCAACTCACTCAGACCCTGCAGGAACGCAGCGACCAGCAACTGGTGATCCTGGCCTCAGGCGATCCCATGTTCTACGGCACCGCCCGTTACCTGTGCGACCGCCTGGGCAAGGACCGCTTTGAAGTGGCGCCCCATGTGAGCAGCATGCAGTTGGCGTTTGCCCGGGTGAAGGAAAGCTGGGACGAAGCTTACCTGACCGATCTGTCGTCGCAGGCTCTGTCACAGGTGGTGGAAAAGGTCCGCACGGCGGAACGCGTCGGCCTGTTCACCAGCAGCACCGCCTCTCCTGCCGATGTCGCCAAAGCACTGCTCGAACGGCGGATCGACTACTTCACTGTGTATGTCTGCGAGAATCTGGGCTCTCCCGACGAACGGGTCACGCATGCGGAACTGAGCGAAATCGCGCAGCAGCAGTTCTCGCCGCTGAACGTGATGATCCTGACGCGGAAGCCAGGCGCCCCGGATCGCCCGCCGGAAATGCGAGGGCGAAGGCTGTTCGGCAATCCCGACGAAATGTTCCTGCAGTCGCAACCGAAACGCGGCCTGCTGACCCCATCGGAAGTGCGCGTCATCGCCCTGGCGGAACTTGACATTGGCCCCAGCAGCACCGTCTGGGACATTGGAGCCGGCAGCGGATCGGTCGCGGTCGAAGCGGCCCAGGTGGCCGCCGCGGGACGCGTGTATGCGATTGAGATGGATGTCGAGGATTACCAATTGATCGCGGAAAACGCGGAACGGTTCGGCGTCAAGAATCTGACTCCTGTCCTGGGCAAGGCGCCGGAGGCCTGGAAAGATCTGCCGGCCCCCAACGCGATCTTTGTGGGCGGCACCGGTCGCACGATCGACCAGATCGTCGAGGACGCCTTCCAGGCCCTGCTTCCCGGCGGCAGGCTGGTCGCCAATGTGGGCAGCATCGACAATGTGGCGGCCGTTCGCGCGGTCCTGCGCAAGCTGGAATGCGAAGTCAATGTGCTGATGATCAACATCGCCCGCGGCGTCGAACAGCTGGAACGGATGCGCTTCGAATCGCTGAATCCGACCTTCCTGCTGACCGCCTCCAAGCCCGAGTAATGGCTGTCCCCGTCGCGGCCCTCCAGGTAGCCGCAGTCGCCTGACTTTGGAGGGAGTCATTTGCAACGGCCGCCAGACTCCGGCAAGCTCGGCTACGGCGTTTGGTCGGCCTGCGTTAACCGCCAGCGACGGGGGCAAAGAGCACCAGTTCATCGCCATCTCGCAAATTACGGGCCGGGTGGCGGCCGATGGTGCCGACATGCTCGCCGGAAACGGCGACCAGGCAACTCGCGGGAAACGATTCTCCTTCGGGCAGGTCTTTCGCCAGGGCCGCCAGCGCGGCGTCGAGGTCGGCGCCATCGGGCAAGGAGAGCATATCGGGCAGGCCTTCGGCCAGGTGGTAACTGCGTCCGGTCACGACAACTTGAATCTGCATGGTCGACAAACGGGCTAAAAAGGGAAAGCGAATCAGGAAGGAGTGCGTACGCTGCGTTCCAGGAATCTACCGCGCCGCCTTGGGGGGAAGCAACGTCGCGGCCGGGCGTCTTGCGAAATTCGCTCCCCTTGGTGGCCTGTGAAGGGACGCCAAGTTAACATAAGCGGTTCGTATTCTTCGCGAACTCGTCCTGGGTTCGCGGTCCTGACTACCAGCCAATCCTGGAGCCCTCCATGGTCCGACTTCCACTCGCCTTGCTGACCCCGTTGATCCTTGTCGCCGCCGCCCTCCCGGCAATCGCCCAGGAAAACAACCAGCCGCCCGAAGGCTTTCAAGCGATCTTCAATGGCAAAGATCTGTCGGGCTGGCACGGCATGGGGCATTTTGATCCCCGCAAGCTGACCGCCATGGACGAGGAAGCTCGCGCCGCCAAGCACGCCGCGGATCTGGCGGATGCGAAAGAGCACTGGTCCGTGCAGGACGGCGACCTGGTCAACGACGGCCATGGAGCCTATCTCACCACCGACGCCAGTTACGGCGATATCGAACTGTGGATCGACTACAAAACGGTCGCCAAAGCCGACAGCGGCATTTACCTGCGAGCGACTCCGCAGGTACAGATCTGGGACACCACCGAGGCCGGCGGAAAGTGGAAACTGGGCGCCGATAAAGGCTCCGGAAGCTTATGGAACAACGCCCCGGGATCGGCCGGCAAAGACGCCCTGGAACTGGCCGACAAACCGTTTGGCGAATGGAACCGCTTCCATGTGATCCAGGTCGGCTCCGTGACCACGGTCTGGCTCAATGGGAAACTGGTCGTCGACCACGCCCATATGCACAACTTCTGGGATCGCTCCAGCCCGCTGTTCGCCTCGGGCCCGATCCAGCTGCAGACGCATGGCGGCGAGATTCGCTGGAAGAACATCTTCCTGCGCGAAATCCCCGCCGAAGAAGCGAACGAAATGCTCGCCGAGTACAAGGACAAAGGCTTCAAGTCGATCTTCAACGGGAAAGACCTCGAAGGCTGGGAAGGCGCTGCCGACAACTACGAAGTCGTCGACGGAGCCATTCGCTGCAAAAAGGGGAAAGGCGGCGTGCTCTTCACCACCGCGACCTACGGCGACTTTGTCGCCCGGTTGGAATTCCAACTGCCCGAAGGCGGCAACAACGGGCTGGCCATTCGTTACCCGGGAACCGGCAATCCGGCATACTCGGGCATGTGCGAACTGCAGGTGATCGACTCGGAGCATCCCCGGTATGCAAAGCTGGATCCGCGTCAGTATCACGCTTCCGCCTATGGTATGGCGGCCGCCAAACGCGGCTACCTGCGTCCCGTTGGCGAATGGAACTTCCAGGAAGTCACCGTTCAGGGCTCGACGATTAAAGTCGAACTGAACGGCTATGTGATTCTCGACACCGACCTCAGCAAGGTGACGGAATTCATGGCCAATTCGCCGCACCCTGGCAAAGATCTGACCGAAGGTCATTTTGGTTTCGCCGGTCACAACGATCCGGTTTCTTTCCGCAATCTGTCCATCAAAAAGCTGCCGGCGTCGAAGTAGTCGCCTGCTGATATTGCCACGATACTCACGCGCCGGCCCGCTTGCCGGCGCGTTTCGCGGGGAGGGATTCCATTGTCGAAGATGCGCTTCTATCGCACAGGCTGGTATCGCACTGTTCTGCTGGTCGGCTGCTGCTGCCTGCCACTGGGCTGCAGTAACGGCAAGCCAGCTCCGCCGCAGAACAGGTCGACGGGGGAAGTGGACGCCGACGCGCCCGACAAGGAGCCGGCCGACAAGAAGCCGGCCGAACTAGCCCGGGGTGAAGTTCTGTCCACCAACGATCCGCTGGCGGCTGTCTGGCAGGGAGCCCAGCTGATCGACCTGACGCATGCCTTTAATGCGTCGACCATTTACTGGCCGACGGCTGCCGGCTTTCGCATGACGAAAGACTCCGACGGCATTACAGAAAAAGGCTACTACTACGCCGCCAACAGTTTCCAGGCGGCCGAGCACGGAGGCACCCATCTCGACGCACCCATCCACTTCCGCCAGGCAGGCACAACGGCCGACAAGATCCCGCTGGAACGCCTGCTGGGCGAAGCGGTCGTGGTTGACCTGTCGGCTGAATGTGCGGGCGACCCCGACTACCAGATCACCGTCGACGACCTGCACAACTGGGAAGTGCAGCACGACCAGCATCTGGTCGATGTCATTGTGCTGCTGCGGACGGGCTACGCGAAACACTGGCCAGACAGGGAAAAATACCTGGGCACCCGCCAGCTGGGACCGGACGCCGTCGCCCTGCTGCATTTTCCCGGCCTGCACCCGGACGCCGCTAAATGGCTGGGCGAACACCGGGCCGTCAAGGCAGTCGGTATCGACACCGCCAGCATAGATTTCGGGCAGTCGACCCATTTCCAAAGCCACATCACGCTGTTCCAGCACGACATCCCTGTGTTTGAAAACGTCGACCTGAGCGACTCGCTGCCGACTGACGGCTTTAGCGTTGTCGCCTTGCCGATGAAAATCGAAGGCGGCTCCGGCGGTCCCCTGCGCATCGTCGCTATCCTGCCGCCAACTTCCGACGCAGAGTAGCTCGCAGCCGTTGTTTACTTCGGGGCGGACGCCGTCAACGCGCGGAGATCGTCGAAAAACTGCGGGTACGTTTTGCCGACGCAGCCGGGATTGGTAATTTCGACGCCGGGCGTACGCAGGCCGACCAGGGCCATGCTCATCGCCATCCGGTGATCGTGGTACGTTTCAATCGAGGCTCCCCGCAGCGGCTGGGGAGTAATGCGCAGGCCGTCCTCGGTCTCTTCGACCAGGGCGCCCAGCTTGCG is part of the Lignipirellula cremea genome and encodes:
- a CDS encoding MoaD/ThiS family protein, with protein sequence MQIQVVVTGRSYHLAEGLPDMLSLPDGADLDAALAALAKDLPEGESFPASCLVAVSGEHVGTIGRHPARNLRDGDELVLFAPVAGG
- a CDS encoding cyclase family protein; translation: MRFYRTGWYRTVLLVGCCCLPLGCSNGKPAPPQNRSTGEVDADAPDKEPADKKPAELARGEVLSTNDPLAAVWQGAQLIDLTHAFNASTIYWPTAAGFRMTKDSDGITEKGYYYAANSFQAAEHGGTHLDAPIHFRQAGTTADKIPLERLLGEAVVVDLSAECAGDPDYQITVDDLHNWEVQHDQHLVDVIVLLRTGYAKHWPDREKYLGTRQLGPDAVALLHFPGLHPDAAKWLGEHRAVKAVGIDTASIDFGQSTHFQSHITLFQHDIPVFENVDLSDSLPTDGFSVVALPMKIEGGSGGPLRIVAILPPTSDAE
- the cbiE gene encoding precorrin-6y C5,15-methyltransferase (decarboxylating) subunit CbiE; the protein is MAEPNKVHIIGIGDDGLAGLTAANRRLLEQADLVIGSEPALASISDLGKERMEIRGDLEQLTQTLQERSDQQLVILASGDPMFYGTARYLCDRLGKDRFEVAPHVSSMQLAFARVKESWDEAYLTDLSSQALSQVVEKVRTAERVGLFTSSTASPADVAKALLERRIDYFTVYVCENLGSPDERVTHAELSEIAQQQFSPLNVMILTRKPGAPDRPPEMRGRRLFGNPDEMFLQSQPKRGLLTPSEVRVIALAELDIGPSSTVWDIGAGSGSVAVEAAQVAAAGRVYAIEMDVEDYQLIAENAERFGVKNLTPVLGKAPEAWKDLPAPNAIFVGGTGRTIDQIVEDAFQALLPGGRLVANVGSIDNVAAVRAVLRKLECEVNVLMINIARGVEQLERMRFESLNPTFLLTASKPE
- a CDS encoding 3-keto-disaccharide hydrolase; its protein translation is MVRLPLALLTPLILVAAALPAIAQENNQPPEGFQAIFNGKDLSGWHGMGHFDPRKLTAMDEEARAAKHAADLADAKEHWSVQDGDLVNDGHGAYLTTDASYGDIELWIDYKTVAKADSGIYLRATPQVQIWDTTEAGGKWKLGADKGSGSLWNNAPGSAGKDALELADKPFGEWNRFHVIQVGSVTTVWLNGKLVVDHAHMHNFWDRSSPLFASGPIQLQTHGGEIRWKNIFLREIPAEEANEMLAEYKDKGFKSIFNGKDLEGWEGAADNYEVVDGAIRCKKGKGGVLFTTATYGDFVARLEFQLPEGGNNGLAIRYPGTGNPAYSGMCELQVIDSEHPRYAKLDPRQYHASAYGMAAAKRGYLRPVGEWNFQEVTVQGSTIKVELNGYVILDTDLSKVTEFMANSPHPGKDLTEGHFGFAGHNDPVSFRNLSIKKLPASK